From a single Thermoanaerobaculia bacterium genomic region:
- a CDS encoding aminoacyl-histidine dipeptidase, protein MTDIESLQPQALWSHFSNLCAIPRSSRHEKAVAAYITSTAERHNLPWVKDKAGNVVVYKPAHPEKRGARKTILQGHMDMIWDKKRNLDHDFSRDPIHLRVESGYVRAAGTTLGADNGIGLAAALSVLESTDLLHGPLEFLFTVDEETGLHGAMKLDTSLIQGRRLLNLDTEEEDAFYVGCAGYVDTLLTLPIRRERDLPSGWCTALVTIRGLTGGHSGVDIHLHRGSSNVLAARVIRELNREYGARIVTVTGGTRRNAIARETEAIVALPGKDLSLATQRVRSLQKTFREEMRGVDDDVYAALHGVGITPYPPLTEPSNRRASALLRSIPHGVLSVGQTQSEVVETSTNFARVHTSRSRILIETSQRSARDTLKDAAADMVASMGNLSGARVRHEGGYTGWKQDPSSPTLRACVEIYERIFGSHPRLISVHGGLECGIFHQRIPNLDMVSFGPTIEFAHSPEERVSIASVRNFWKLLTEVLKELD, encoded by the coding sequence ATGACTGATATCGAATCCTTACAGCCTCAGGCCCTCTGGTCACATTTTTCCAATCTCTGTGCGATTCCCCGAAGCTCGAGACATGAGAAGGCTGTCGCCGCCTATATCACAAGCACCGCCGAACGTCACAATTTACCCTGGGTCAAGGATAAGGCCGGGAATGTTGTGGTTTACAAACCGGCACATCCCGAAAAGAGAGGAGCAAGGAAGACGATCCTTCAGGGCCACATGGATATGATCTGGGATAAGAAGCGAAACCTGGACCACGATTTTTCCCGGGACCCAATCCATCTGAGGGTGGAAAGCGGGTACGTCAGGGCTGCAGGTACAACGCTGGGAGCGGATAATGGAATCGGTCTGGCGGCTGCGCTGTCGGTCCTGGAATCGACAGATCTTCTCCATGGTCCCCTGGAATTCCTGTTCACTGTCGATGAGGAAACGGGTTTGCACGGGGCCATGAAACTGGATACAAGCCTGATCCAGGGAAGACGTCTGTTGAACCTGGATACGGAGGAAGAGGATGCGTTTTATGTCGGATGTGCGGGCTATGTCGACACGCTCCTGACTCTCCCGATTCGAAGAGAACGGGATCTTCCGTCGGGATGGTGTACCGCCCTCGTCACAATTCGCGGCCTGACGGGCGGGCACTCGGGGGTGGATATTCACCTTCACCGGGGTTCCTCCAATGTTCTGGCCGCACGGGTGATCCGGGAACTGAACAGAGAATATGGAGCGAGGATCGTGACCGTAACGGGGGGGACGCGTCGAAATGCAATCGCCCGGGAAACCGAGGCCATCGTCGCTCTTCCGGGAAAGGATCTGTCTCTGGCAACCCAGCGGGTGCGTTCTCTACAGAAAACCTTCAGGGAAGAGATGAGGGGAGTAGACGATGATGTCTATGCAGCTCTCCATGGAGTGGGCATCACTCCCTATCCTCCCCTGACTGAACCCTCCAACCGGCGGGCCTCCGCTCTTCTTCGATCGATTCCCCACGGCGTTCTCAGTGTGGGACAGACTCAGTCGGAGGTGGTGGAAACTTCAACGAACTTTGCTCGCGTCCATACATCACGATCCCGTATCCTGATCGAAACATCCCAGCGATCGGCAAGGGATACCCTGAAGGATGCCGCTGCCGATATGGTGGCGTCCATGGGAAATCTTTCGGGCGCCAGGGTGCGCCACGAAGGGGGGTACACGGGCTGGAAGCAGGATCCCAGTTCTCCCACCCTGCGAGCCTGCGTTGAGATCTACGAGAGGATTTTTGGGTCGCACCCTCGACTGATCTCCGTTCACGGCGGGTTGGAATGTGGAATCTTTCACCAGAGAATCCCGAATCTTGATATGGTCTCCTTTGGTCCCACCATCGAGTTCGCCCATTCGCCGGAAGAACGAGTTTCCATCGCATCCGTGCGGAACTTCTGGAAACTCCTCACAGAGGTTTTAAAGGAACTTGACTGA
- a CDS encoding PAS domain S-box protein translates to MDSDRKRSEKYARLNRQSTESKSSIHASAGSLSPESKSRHILETMVDGYFEVDLEGRILHVNQSLLSQMGHTLEEGVGKYFSDFMEPHQARRVYRAFRRVLRRRVAEKLLSLELRARNGQIRHYESSIVPIFDDSDHISGFCGIARDVTERHVMLAILQASERRYRDLFTNVFDGVFRTSPEGLLLSANPALVKMLGYSSEEELREADIERDIYYAGEERSGWMERLSRDGELRNAKLRLRKKDGTVIHVLENSYAVKNPGGEILFYEGTLTDITEMKAAEERLLAFEKAMETMQLGVTITDTNRKIAYVNPAEARMHGYDVEELIGKPSNIFAPREKRRRWTDRELQRLTSWVREGVNIRKDGSTMPVLLFSDAIRDASGEVTGIVTICEDITERKRSEQTLRESERRYADLVEGAPDPILTVNLDGVILTANPAAEAASGFSHDDIVGHHFAELGMASSRTLKRIQREFFRAQRGEKRRPIEIEIVDKVGNRKFFESKPRPIYKDDQLTEIQVILRDVTHRRLKEEQLKESHDILEHAVNERTEELRQANILLQDELEERHRIEDELRKSEEKFRSLFQNSRDAIFITSRSGTILDVNGAALDMFGYTRAELKKLNAFDIYENPEDRESFIDHIEDDGFVKDMEVRLRRKNGAILETIISATQWRSKDGKILGFQGIIHDVTERVRAEEARRELARRFREMLENVNLMAIILDDQGQLAFCNEHFCSLTGHGKEEVAGINWFETFIPPELREERQKSFFANLPRGRIPIHEERNILTRNGDRKLIFWNNTLLRDSEGNVNGLARIGIDVTEQKSMEQALRESERRFRHIFENAVIGIYSTTSDGKVTMANPALIRMLGFDSIEELARKNLEERTEYEPDYDRDKFKAMLEGEGEIVGLEAIWHRRDGVAINVRESARIVTDEEGEIVGFEGTIEDVTEQKLAERNLKQRQLALQRVYEIATMSGGSFRDVCDLTVQALVEQLDVRHAEVAVFDGEEQRCISTMADGILFHDRKIEISEGEDLTHNCGLCDPGLQEEGFCADFPVRLGSGNLGGLIRIHHDETRDLSDEVCHIIEIFARYLAYTLENEQLEARLESFQRMELLGQVAAGVAHEVRNPLNAILALTEALSMDFDSESEHWPFLEQIRGQVERLTNLMNDLLQLGKPIQKANLFWLNPVDLCLATIETWTETHKRGSLDVRMNVPESLSGISILADGPKLQQVLINLMDNAQQHSPRDASLLIDLAVLTPDQLRIRVKDQGTGIPEEKLNHVFDPFFTTRKSGTGLGLSIVKNIVEAHGGRVRVRNNTPNPGATFEIFMPIGEKGRS, encoded by the coding sequence TTGGACTCTGATCGGAAGCGTTCAGAAAAGTACGCAAGACTCAACAGGCAAAGCACAGAGTCGAAATCTTCGATCCATGCATCGGCTGGATCATTGAGCCCGGAATCCAAATCCAGGCATATTCTGGAAACCATGGTGGACGGTTACTTCGAGGTCGATCTCGAGGGTCGTATTCTCCACGTAAACCAGTCGCTTCTCTCTCAGATGGGGCACACGCTTGAGGAAGGCGTGGGCAAGTATTTTAGTGATTTCATGGAACCCCACCAGGCACGTCGGGTGTACCGTGCGTTTCGAAGGGTTCTCCGCAGACGAGTGGCTGAAAAGCTCTTGTCCCTTGAACTCAGGGCCAGGAATGGCCAGATCCGACACTATGAATCGTCGATCGTTCCGATTTTTGACGACTCGGATCATATTTCAGGATTCTGCGGAATCGCCCGCGATGTTACCGAGCGACATGTCATGCTTGCCATTCTGCAGGCCTCTGAACGCCGGTATAGGGATCTTTTCACGAATGTTTTTGACGGAGTATTTCGGACCTCTCCCGAAGGTCTGCTTCTTTCCGCCAATCCTGCCCTGGTCAAAATGCTCGGATACAGCTCGGAGGAAGAGCTCCGGGAAGCCGACATTGAAAGGGATATTTATTATGCAGGAGAGGAGCGTTCCGGCTGGATGGAGCGACTGTCTCGCGATGGCGAACTGAGGAATGCGAAGTTACGGCTGAGAAAGAAAGATGGAACGGTAATTCATGTCCTGGAAAATTCATACGCTGTAAAAAACCCCGGGGGAGAAATCCTGTTTTATGAGGGCACCCTGACCGACATTACGGAGATGAAGGCTGCTGAGGAACGTCTCCTGGCCTTTGAAAAGGCGATGGAGACGATGCAGCTGGGGGTAACCATTACAGATACGAATCGCAAGATCGCCTATGTGAACCCGGCGGAAGCCAGGATGCACGGATATGACGTAGAGGAATTGATTGGAAAGCCCTCAAACATTTTCGCACCCCGGGAAAAGCGCCGAAGGTGGACCGATCGTGAACTACAGAGGCTCACGAGCTGGGTGCGTGAGGGTGTCAACATACGGAAGGATGGAAGCACCATGCCTGTGCTTCTTTTTTCCGATGCCATACGGGATGCATCCGGTGAAGTGACCGGCATTGTCACAATATGTGAAGATATTACCGAACGAAAGCGCTCGGAACAGACACTCAGGGAAAGCGAACGGCGCTATGCCGATCTGGTCGAAGGGGCACCGGATCCGATCCTTACCGTAAATCTTGATGGTGTGATATTGACCGCCAATCCTGCTGCGGAAGCTGCATCCGGATTCAGCCATGATGATATTGTGGGTCACCACTTCGCTGAGCTCGGCATGGCATCCTCCAGAACACTGAAGAGGATCCAGCGGGAATTTTTTCGAGCCCAGAGGGGTGAGAAACGGCGCCCCATTGAGATTGAAATCGTCGACAAGGTGGGAAACCGAAAGTTCTTTGAGAGCAAGCCGCGCCCGATTTATAAGGACGATCAACTTACTGAGATTCAGGTCATTCTCCGGGATGTCACGCACCGTCGTTTAAAAGAAGAGCAATTAAAAGAGAGCCACGATATTCTCGAACATGCCGTGAATGAAAGAACGGAAGAGCTCCGTCAGGCGAATATTCTCCTTCAGGATGAACTGGAGGAACGACACCGTATAGAGGATGAGCTTAGAAAAAGTGAGGAAAAGTTCCGGTCACTCTTCCAGAATTCCAGGGATGCCATCTTTATCACGTCCCGATCGGGAACCATTCTGGACGTCAATGGTGCAGCCCTGGATATGTTCGGATATACGAGAGCGGAGTTGAAAAAGCTGAACGCATTCGATATCTATGAAAACCCCGAGGACCGTGAATCGTTTATTGACCATATCGAGGATGATGGATTTGTGAAAGACATGGAGGTCCGTCTGCGGAGAAAGAATGGAGCGATCCTGGAGACGATCATTTCAGCCACGCAGTGGCGCTCCAAAGATGGGAAAATCCTGGGATTTCAAGGGATTATCCATGATGTGACCGAAAGGGTCCGTGCCGAAGAAGCTCGAAGAGAGCTCGCCCGCAGATTTCGGGAGATGCTTGAGAATGTCAACCTGATGGCCATTATCCTGGATGACCAGGGACAGCTTGCCTTTTGTAATGAGCACTTCTGTTCTCTGACGGGGCATGGAAAGGAAGAAGTCGCCGGAATCAACTGGTTTGAGACATTTATTCCCCCTGAACTCCGGGAGGAACGACAAAAGAGTTTCTTTGCCAATCTTCCCCGGGGGAGGATCCCCATTCACGAAGAGCGTAATATCCTGACGCGGAATGGTGATCGGAAGCTTATTTTCTGGAATAATACGCTCCTCAGGGATTCGGAAGGCAATGTGAACGGGCTGGCCAGAATCGGGATTGATGTTACGGAGCAGAAGTCGATGGAACAGGCGCTTCGAGAATCCGAGCGCAGGTTTCGTCATATTTTTGAAAACGCGGTTATCGGAATCTATTCGACGACATCGGATGGTAAGGTGACGATGGCCAATCCGGCCCTGATCCGGATGCTTGGATTTGATAGTATTGAGGAACTTGCCAGGAAAAATCTGGAGGAGAGAACGGAATACGAGCCCGATTATGATCGAGATAAGTTCAAGGCCATGTTGGAAGGCGAGGGGGAAATTGTTGGCCTTGAAGCTATCTGGCATCGCAGGGACGGTGTGGCCATTAATGTCAGAGAAAGTGCCAGAATCGTTACGGATGAAGAGGGTGAGATTGTGGGATTTGAAGGCACGATTGAAGATGTTACCGAACAGAAATTAGCGGAAAGAAACCTCAAACAACGACAGCTTGCGCTCCAGCGAGTCTATGAAATTGCAACGATGTCAGGAGGATCCTTCCGCGATGTCTGCGACCTGACCGTACAGGCGCTTGTCGAACAGCTGGATGTACGCCATGCTGAAGTTGCAGTGTTTGATGGAGAAGAACAGCGTTGTATATCCACCATGGCGGACGGCATCCTGTTCCACGATCGAAAGATTGAAATCAGTGAAGGAGAAGATCTGACACATAACTGTGGACTTTGTGATCCAGGACTTCAGGAGGAAGGATTCTGTGCGGACTTTCCCGTGCGCCTTGGGTCCGGGAATCTTGGCGGATTGATTCGAATCCATCACGACGAGACCCGGGATCTATCCGATGAGGTCTGTCATATCATTGAGATTTTTGCTCGATATCTTGCCTATACCCTGGAAAATGAGCAGTTAGAAGCCCGTCTGGAGAGTTTCCAGAGGATGGAGTTACTCGGCCAGGTTGCCGCCGGAGTTGCCCATGAAGTTCGAAACCCACTGAATGCCATTCTTGCCCTGACCGAAGCTCTGAGCATGGATTTCGATTCCGAATCTGAGCACTGGCCCTTCCTAGAGCAGATCCGGGGCCAGGTGGAACGGTTGACGAACCTGATGAACGACCTGCTTCAGCTGGGGAAGCCGATTCAGAAGGCCAATCTTTTCTGGCTGAATCCCGTGGATCTATGCCTGGCCACAATTGAAACGTGGACGGAAACCCATAAGAGAGGAAGCTTGGATGTGCGAATGAATGTGCCGGAATCTCTTTCGGGTATCAGCATCCTGGCGGATGGCCCCAAGCTGCAGCAGGTTCTTATAAACCTGATGGACAATGCGCAGCAGCATAGCCCCCGGGACGCATCACTCCTTATTGATCTTGCTGTTCTGACACCGGATCAACTGCGGATCCGGGTAAAAGACCAGGGAACCGGGATTCCTGAAGAGAAGCTGAATCATGTTTTTGATCCCTTCTTTACGACAAGAAAGAGTGGAACGGGCCTGGGCCTGAGTATCGTGAAAAATATTGTGGAAGCCCATGGAGGAAGAGTCCGGGTTCGGAATAATACACCCAATCCGGGCGCGACGTTCGAGATTTTTATGCCCATTGGCGAAAAGGGAAGATCGTGA
- a CDS encoding ATP-binding cassette domain-containing protein has product MYNLRWRYVEPTPSCYGTDEFEFDQDCPITFSFWKGPLMISVQNLTKIYGRQTLFREISFSVNAKERIGVVGRNGHGKTTLFRLILGLDEPDEGAISIPRNYRVGHLEQEIRHTHLSVLQEGCSALGAGREDEQWKVEKILAGLGFSSADLAGSPSQLSGGYAVRLNLAKVLVSEPEMLLLDEPTNYLDVLSIRWLIRFLNDWKHELMLITHDRGFMDQVVTHTLAIHRQRVRKIQGGTQKAYDQILKEEETYEKTRINDEKRRRDVEIYIQRFRAKARLAGLVQSRIKELARHEKLEKLEHLETLEFSFREAPFPAKLMGEAENLHFSYAAGGQDLLHGIGFSIRPGDRIGVMGQNGKGKSTLLKVLAGRLIPGKGQLSFHPSVLTGYYAQTNEKDLNPALSIVEELMAGGAGCTEEEARTLAGLFLFSGDAAEKKIDILSGGEKSRVLLAKLMLAPANLLLLDEPTNHLDMESCDALLAAVDAFHGAVILVTHNETFLRALASRLIVFDRGTVKHFDGTYDDFLEQTGWETDDEILQRQKASRGAGSSAAGRGRIDSKRARAILIQERSRTLNPLQEEITELESGIEALEEEQTAVNEALIEASTRGDGQAIADLSRRMGQFPDQISALYDTLADRLDQREHLTREFEKRMKEIMGDQAD; this is encoded by the coding sequence ATGTATAATCTGCGGTGGCGTTATGTGGAACCGACGCCATCGTGTTATGGAACAGATGAATTTGAATTCGATCAGGATTGTCCTATCACCTTCTCTTTCTGGAAAGGGCCTCTGATGATCTCCGTTCAAAACCTGACCAAGATCTATGGTCGCCAGACCCTCTTTCGTGAGATCTCCTTTTCGGTGAACGCAAAGGAGCGGATTGGTGTCGTCGGCAGGAATGGCCACGGCAAGACAACCCTCTTCCGGCTGATTCTGGGGCTGGACGAACCGGATGAAGGTGCGATATCGATCCCCAGAAATTATCGTGTCGGCCATCTGGAGCAGGAAATACGCCACACCCATCTATCCGTCCTCCAGGAGGGGTGCAGTGCCCTGGGCGCCGGCAGGGAGGACGAGCAGTGGAAGGTGGAGAAAATTTTGGCCGGGCTGGGGTTTTCTTCTGCCGATCTCGCCGGTTCCCCTTCCCAACTATCCGGAGGATATGCGGTTCGCTTAAACCTCGCGAAAGTTCTGGTGTCGGAACCGGAAATGCTACTCCTGGATGAACCGACGAATTACTTGGACGTTCTTTCGATTCGCTGGCTGATCCGCTTCCTGAATGACTGGAAACATGAACTCATGCTGATCACGCATGATCGAGGATTCATGGACCAGGTTGTCACCCATACACTGGCGATCCATCGCCAGAGGGTTCGGAAAATCCAGGGCGGAACTCAGAAAGCCTACGACCAGATTTTGAAAGAGGAAGAGACCTACGAAAAGACGCGCATCAACGATGAAAAGCGCCGCAGGGATGTGGAAATCTATATTCAAAGGTTTCGTGCCAAAGCCCGGCTGGCGGGACTCGTCCAGTCGCGGATCAAGGAGCTTGCCAGGCATGAAAAGCTGGAAAAGCTTGAGCACCTTGAAACCCTGGAATTCTCTTTCCGGGAAGCACCCTTTCCCGCAAAATTAATGGGTGAAGCCGAAAATCTACACTTCAGCTATGCGGCAGGGGGTCAGGACCTTCTCCACGGGATCGGGTTTTCCATCCGGCCAGGAGATCGAATCGGCGTTATGGGGCAGAATGGAAAGGGTAAATCGACTCTCCTGAAAGTTCTTGCAGGACGACTGATTCCAGGGAAGGGGCAATTATCCTTCCATCCTTCTGTTCTCACAGGATACTACGCACAAACCAACGAGAAGGACCTGAACCCGGCCCTTTCCATTGTGGAAGAGCTCATGGCAGGAGGAGCCGGATGCACGGAGGAGGAAGCCCGCACTCTGGCCGGACTCTTTCTCTTTTCCGGAGATGCTGCGGAAAAGAAAATCGACATTCTGTCCGGGGGAGAAAAGAGCCGGGTCCTTCTGGCAAAATTAATGCTGGCACCCGCAAACCTTCTTCTCCTTGATGAGCCTACCAACCATCTGGACATGGAATCCTGTGACGCACTCCTTGCGGCGGTTGATGCCTTCCATGGAGCCGTGATCCTGGTCACCCACAATGAGACCTTTCTTCGCGCACTCGCATCCCGCTTGATCGTCTTTGATCGCGGAACCGTAAAACATTTTGACGGGACCTACGATGACTTTCTTGAACAGACCGGATGGGAAACCGATGATGAAATTCTGCAGAGACAAAAAGCCTCCAGAGGAGCCGGATCCTCCGCGGCAGGCAGGGGGCGGATCGATTCGAAAAGGGCAAGGGCCATTCTCATTCAGGAACGAAGCCGGACTCTGAATCCGCTTCAGGAAGAAATTACGGAGCTGGAATCTGGAATCGAAGCCCTGGAAGAGGAGCAGACAGCAGTGAATGAAGCTCTCATTGAAGCTTCCACCCGGGGAGATGGTCAGGCGATTGCCGATCTGTCCAGAAGGATGGGTCAGTTTCCGGATCAGATCTCCGCACTGTATGACACGCTTGCCGATCGGCTGGATCAGAGGGAACATCTGACCCGGGAATTTGAAAAACGGATGAAGGAAATCATGGGAGATCAGGCGGATTGA
- a CDS encoding MBL fold metallo-hydrolase: protein MTDLLVTPVIVGPFMENCFIVSHPDSKHCVIIDPGDQPEAILGEVERSGRRPQAILITHGHLDHIGAAGRLKDQLGIPVYLKREDLVLYSSAPEHALRYGIQMDSPPEPDAWMEDHQNLCFEGFAFQVLHTPGHTPGHVTLLCGPHAFVGDCLFAGSIGRTDLPGGSFEILMQSLREVILALPGATIVHPGHGPDTTISRELATNPFLR, encoded by the coding sequence TTGACTGATCTACTTGTAACTCCCGTTATTGTCGGTCCATTCATGGAGAACTGCTTTATCGTCAGCCATCCTGATTCGAAACATTGCGTCATCATCGACCCCGGGGATCAGCCAGAAGCCATCCTTGGTGAGGTCGAACGGTCGGGAAGACGTCCTCAGGCGATCCTCATCACCCATGGCCATCTCGACCATATCGGTGCGGCGGGCAGGCTGAAAGACCAGCTGGGTATCCCGGTTTACCTGAAGAGGGAAGACCTTGTTCTCTACAGTTCTGCTCCCGAGCATGCTCTCCGCTACGGAATTCAAATGGACTCCCCCCCGGAGCCAGACGCATGGATGGAGGATCACCAGAACCTCTGTTTTGAAGGTTTTGCATTCCAGGTTCTCCATACGCCGGGGCACACCCCGGGACATGTGACCCTTCTGTGCGGTCCCCACGCTTTTGTGGGGGATTGCCTTTTTGCCGGTTCCATCGGGCGAACGGACCTTCCCGGAGGTTCTTTCGAAATCCTGATGCAATCGCTACGGGAGGTGATCCTTGCGCTTCCCGGTGCAACGATCGTCCACCCGGGACACGGCCCGGATACCACGATCTCCCGGGAACTGGCCACCAACCCCTTCCTTCGATAG